From a single Sporosarcina oncorhynchi genomic region:
- a CDS encoding methyl-accepting chemotaxis protein, protein MFKSIRTKIILTTVVLFLIGISLMAFMTNDQVKKRSLERVVNMSQATAEQTAVSIENFFEQYSTGIELFSKSEKLPDYTGQKSNSPQEKALSAELEEFLKIYPEASGVFYSTATNHTVISPSADVTGLDALAREWYINAKSSPDQVQWSQPYIDHTTGEFVITASKAVIKNGKLIGVVGVDVLLTKLTSELNANALPFDGYTILINDTGLALAHPLHNGEDMLQFPHIQKIFENEKGYVEFDEDGTTKIDVYTTLPDFGWKVAAVYEKDKLMGMASQIRNSMLIISLITLVVITATMYYVISRLIKPIGTLKSLMDSVATGDLTVHSDIKTNDEIGQLGDNFNKMITNMKGIIAVVSESAVNVRTNSENLSAVAEETNASSSQVAHAVTEIAEGASQSAEDSENVAEMTEQLGDQINDMNSKADHMSDIAKRTSSMNASSQKQMTELKETFTTSGSKLRSMSEAIIVLSDKVKAIGSVMETITEISAQTNLLALNASIEAARAGEHGKGFAVVADEVRKLAEQSANATEDVKLTVLELQEESKLVTTEMNETIDTFRTQGDVVEETEASFAELSSLMNEMQSSINAIITEITHVTQNKDDVAMIVRTMAATSQQTAAACEEVSASTEEQLRAIQSVTEAAETLTDLSEELTSTINQFKI, encoded by the coding sequence ATGTTTAAATCTATACGGACAAAGATAATTCTTACAACAGTCGTACTATTTCTAATAGGTATTTCCTTAATGGCATTTATGACGAACGACCAAGTGAAGAAACGTTCACTTGAACGTGTCGTCAACATGAGCCAAGCGACAGCTGAACAAACAGCGGTGTCGATTGAAAACTTCTTCGAACAATACTCGACGGGAATCGAACTTTTTTCTAAGTCTGAAAAACTTCCTGATTACACTGGTCAAAAGTCGAACAGTCCCCAGGAAAAAGCTCTGTCTGCAGAACTTGAAGAGTTCCTGAAAATTTACCCTGAAGCCTCAGGCGTATTTTATTCTACAGCGACCAATCATACTGTCATTTCCCCTTCTGCTGATGTCACGGGCCTTGATGCTTTAGCGAGGGAATGGTATATAAACGCCAAATCATCGCCTGACCAAGTTCAATGGTCCCAACCTTACATCGATCATACGACAGGCGAATTTGTTATAACCGCATCTAAAGCAGTCATTAAAAATGGAAAGCTCATCGGTGTTGTCGGTGTAGATGTTCTCCTAACAAAGTTGACTAGTGAACTAAACGCCAACGCACTACCTTTTGATGGCTATACAATTCTAATTAACGATACTGGCTTGGCATTAGCCCATCCGTTACATAATGGAGAAGATATGTTGCAGTTCCCTCATATCCAGAAAATTTTCGAGAATGAAAAAGGGTATGTAGAATTCGATGAAGATGGTACAACGAAAATTGATGTATATACAACTTTACCCGATTTCGGATGGAAAGTAGCAGCTGTCTATGAGAAAGACAAGCTAATGGGTATGGCCTCTCAAATTCGTAATTCAATGCTGATTATTTCATTGATTACGCTCGTTGTCATTACAGCAACAATGTATTACGTCATCTCCCGACTGATTAAACCGATTGGAACACTGAAGAGTCTCATGGATTCAGTTGCGACTGGTGATTTAACAGTCCATTCGGATATTAAAACAAACGACGAGATTGGTCAGCTTGGTGATAACTTTAATAAAATGATTACCAATATGAAAGGGATTATTGCGGTAGTTAGTGAATCCGCCGTTAACGTCCGCACCAACTCTGAAAACTTGAGCGCTGTCGCGGAAGAAACAAATGCATCTAGCTCACAAGTTGCCCATGCGGTGACAGAAATTGCTGAAGGTGCCTCACAATCCGCTGAAGACTCAGAGAACGTTGCCGAAATGACAGAACAGCTCGGCGATCAGATTAATGATATGAACAGCAAGGCGGATCATATGTCCGATATCGCGAAACGGACAAGTTCAATGAACGCATCTAGTCAGAAACAGATGACGGAATTGAAAGAGACATTTACCACTTCCGGTTCAAAATTAAGATCGATGAGCGAAGCGATTATAGTGCTTAGCGATAAAGTCAAAGCGATTGGCAGTGTTATGGAGACAATCACGGAAATTTCTGCCCAGACGAATCTCCTTGCATTGAACGCTAGTATCGAAGCAGCTCGCGCAGGTGAACACGGCAAAGGATTTGCGGTCGTCGCCGATGAAGTCCGAAAGCTTGCGGAACAATCAGCGAATGCTACGGAAGACGTAAAGTTGACTGTGCTAGAATTGCAGGAGGAATCTAAACTTGTTACAACCGAGATGAATGAAACGATTGACACTTTCCGTACGCAAGGAGATGTCGTTGAAGAGACAGAAGCATCATTTGCAGAACTATCCAGTCTAATGAATGAGATGCAGTCGTCCATCAATGCAATCATTACGGAAATTACACATGTGACACAGAATAAAGATGACGTCGCAATGATTGTTCGGACGATGGCAGCAACATCACAACAGACGGCAGCTGCCTGTGAAGAAGTGAGTGCCTCCACTGAGGAACAATTACGCGCAATCCAATCGGTGACGGAAGCAGCAGAAACACTAACTGATTTGAGTGAAGAACTGACAAGCACAATCAATCAATTCAAGATATAA
- the flaG gene encoding flagellar protein FlaG, with translation MVGRIGGNTASPQISGSSESAAPVNEFVVAEIKPVTTQTQQQTQQGEEKQLPVEKAKQMTDSMNKFLESVNTQLRFKLHDELNEYYVAIVDSTTNEVVREIPSKKLMDIHAAMKEFVGLLIDRKI, from the coding sequence ATGGTTGGACGCATCGGGGGAAACACGGCTTCACCGCAAATTAGCGGAAGCAGTGAAAGCGCGGCACCTGTTAACGAGTTTGTTGTTGCAGAAATAAAACCTGTGACAACGCAAACGCAACAGCAGACGCAACAAGGGGAAGAAAAACAGCTGCCGGTTGAAAAAGCGAAACAGATGACCGATAGTATGAATAAGTTCTTGGAAAGCGTCAACACACAACTACGTTTCAAATTACATGATGAACTAAACGAATATTACGTAGCAATCGTAGACTCAACTACAAACGAAGTCGTCCGAGAAATTCCATCAAAGAAACTGATGGACATCCATGCAGCCATGAAGGAATTTGTCGGACTACTCATCGATCGTAAAATCTAA
- the fliD gene encoding flagellar filament capping protein FliD, which translates to MRIGGLATGMDTENIIKDMMQAHRIPLDKITQKKQYLQWQLDDYRKTNRNLRDTGYKVTDTVGKQATFMQKTMNISNPDAVGIKATSATGEFSGSIEVTKLATQAARQGNSFFVSETDKRIVVNGKEFTATEFENATLKDLGIDGKSAISINAPGTKEAVNLEFEDSATLKSVLADINKKTGVSAFFDSGSGKIAVSAKNTGAGNIEIVGGQGGLNDLAAGLKLDAAITPGNSQSGSDAIFTFNGLTTERSSNTFTINGFEINLKQANSGPVTFNSAPDVDKVMESVVKFVDDYNKMIEELHAKIKEPVYRNFQPLSDEQKKDMKEKEIELWEEKAMSGTLRNDPTIASMLTKMRQMMSEKTDGTEYSLKDIGITPIKDFKENGKLEINETELRKAISENPNMVSDIFTKSASDTEKGGIAIQFRKTIDETNKVISTKAGSTGSVSDSFTLGRTMKGFEKQIERFEERLKVTENRYWKQFTAMENAIQRANAQSASLMSALGGGM; encoded by the coding sequence ATGCGCATAGGCGGATTAGCAACAGGAATGGATACAGAAAATATCATTAAAGATATGATGCAGGCACATCGTATACCATTAGATAAAATCACACAGAAAAAACAATACCTCCAATGGCAACTCGATGATTATCGCAAAACGAACCGCAATCTAAGAGACACAGGCTATAAAGTTACGGATACGGTTGGTAAACAGGCTACATTTATGCAAAAGACGATGAATATCTCAAATCCGGATGCTGTGGGGATTAAGGCTACTAGTGCTACTGGGGAGTTTTCTGGGTCGATTGAAGTTACGAAATTGGCTACACAAGCTGCCAGACAAGGAAATTCATTCTTTGTAAGTGAAACGGATAAAAGAATCGTGGTTAATGGAAAAGAGTTCACGGCAACAGAATTTGAAAATGCAACGCTAAAAGACCTGGGTATTGATGGGAAGTCTGCTATATCAATAAATGCCCCAGGCACTAAAGAGGCAGTAAACTTAGAATTCGAAGACTCAGCAACGTTGAAGTCAGTTTTAGCAGATATAAATAAGAAAACAGGTGTATCGGCATTTTTTGACTCTGGTAGTGGTAAAATTGCGGTTAGTGCAAAAAATACTGGAGCAGGAAATATTGAGATTGTTGGCGGTCAGGGCGGTTTAAATGACTTAGCTGCTGGTCTAAAACTTGACGCTGCAATAACTCCTGGAAATAGCCAATCAGGTAGCGATGCGATATTTACTTTTAACGGACTTACAACAGAACGTTCTTCAAACACATTCACAATCAATGGTTTCGAAATTAACCTTAAACAAGCTAACTCTGGCCCGGTAACATTCAACTCCGCTCCAGACGTCGACAAAGTCATGGAGTCCGTCGTCAAATTTGTTGACGATTACAACAAGATGATTGAAGAGTTGCATGCGAAAATTAAAGAACCTGTTTACCGTAACTTCCAGCCGCTTTCCGATGAGCAAAAGAAAGATATGAAAGAAAAAGAGATTGAGCTTTGGGAAGAGAAGGCAATGAGTGGTACGCTCCGCAATGATCCTACGATTGCTAGTATGCTGACAAAAATGCGTCAGATGATGAGTGAGAAAACAGATGGAACTGAATACTCATTAAAAGATATTGGTATCACACCAATCAAAGATTTCAAAGAGAATGGTAAGCTTGAAATTAATGAAACTGAATTACGAAAAGCTATTTCAGAAAATCCGAATATGGTATCTGATATATTTACCAAGTCGGCTAGTGACACAGAAAAAGGCGGAATCGCTATCCAATTCCGTAAGACAATCGATGAAACAAATAAAGTCATCTCTACTAAAGCCGGTAGTACGGGATCTGTCAGCGACAGCTTCACACTTGGTCGTACGATGAAAGGCTTTGAGAAACAAATCGAACGCTTCGAAGAACGTTTGAAAGTGACGGAAAATCGTTATTGGAAACAGTTCACAGCAATGGAAAACGCAATTCAACGTGCAAACGCTCAATCTGCAAGTCTTATGAGTGCTTTAGGCGGCGGAATGTAA
- the fliS gene encoding flagellar export chaperone FliS yields MAINNPYATYQNNSVNTSTPGELTLMLYNGCLKFIQQAKRALEQGSIEEKNTYTQKAQAIVTELMVTLDQSQAVSKEMMILYEFVNNRLLDGNIKGDAGLYDEASEIITEFRDTWKQVIQINRTKMYGNMDEV; encoded by the coding sequence ATGGCAATAAACAACCCTTATGCAACGTACCAGAATAACTCGGTGAATACGTCGACTCCTGGCGAGTTGACGCTCATGTTATATAACGGATGCTTGAAATTCATCCAACAGGCGAAACGCGCTTTGGAACAAGGCAGTATTGAAGAAAAGAATACCTACACACAAAAAGCACAAGCAATTGTCACTGAACTGATGGTTACGTTGGATCAGTCCCAAGCTGTATCCAAAGAGATGATGATTCTTTATGAATTCGTCAATAACCGTTTGCTGGATGGCAACATTAAAGGCGATGCGGGCCTATATGATGAAGCGTCAGAAATTATTACGGAATTCCGCGATACATGGAAGCAAGTGATTCAAATCAACCGCACAAAAATGTACGGGAATATGGATGAAGTATGA
- a CDS encoding methyl-accepting chemotaxis protein: MQQVHVEKLMHEQFAKKNFILFLTLGGSCLIGTIFYFATGQGMMKSISMMIPVITSVVFYALAKKLLIFEKTFPYIILAFTAGAAIFNGVFGDPSIATAGIAFFILGIASVHASVGVLSYGFVLSMGVIFVFLTRYPYQEQIASSKGSLVLPLVLLGVGLLIQIRQTRKLEAQVNSSTQEQVERAIKEEQKHSNLTAEVEHVAEDLSTIGYTAERHLDSQKELLGIMDALATGDEQEAAQIGKIAHNAESARADAAKLRDDVKLMYTEADELRTGSEKIVGLMRNSRMGMVEVEELLSELSGSFGALTQNIEQTNALATSIATITEQTNLLALNASIEAARAGVHGKGFAVVAEEIRKLANMTAETLAKINSNLNDVNRMNDQSRTNLLASTGKLKKQGEMTAEAESRVDNMHRTLSGLHAKFELFESKMIVIADETADIGEMTGTFADLLSQSSASLEEVNATVHTTVADNEQIVQTLEGTIKRTKALAEVR, translated from the coding sequence ATGCAACAAGTACATGTGGAAAAACTAATGCACGAGCAATTTGCGAAGAAAAACTTTATTCTGTTTCTCACGCTTGGGGGATCTTGTTTAATCGGCACAATTTTCTATTTCGCAACGGGTCAAGGAATGATGAAGTCAATTAGTATGATGATTCCAGTTATTACGTCCGTCGTTTTTTATGCTTTAGCAAAGAAACTGTTGATTTTCGAGAAAACATTTCCCTATATCATTCTTGCATTCACCGCAGGAGCTGCTATTTTTAATGGAGTTTTTGGTGATCCATCGATTGCCACCGCAGGTATTGCTTTCTTCATTTTAGGGATAGCGAGTGTACATGCTTCCGTAGGGGTTCTTTCTTATGGATTCGTACTTTCCATGGGTGTCATTTTCGTGTTTCTAACAAGGTATCCGTATCAGGAACAAATTGCATCCAGCAAGGGATCCCTAGTATTGCCGCTTGTTCTATTAGGTGTTGGTTTACTCATCCAAATTAGACAGACAAGGAAACTTGAAGCGCAAGTGAACAGCTCCACGCAGGAGCAAGTGGAGCGGGCCATCAAGGAAGAGCAAAAACATAGTAACTTGACGGCAGAAGTTGAGCATGTCGCTGAAGATTTAAGCACAATCGGTTATACGGCAGAACGTCATCTGGATTCCCAGAAAGAACTTCTTGGCATTATGGATGCACTTGCCACAGGTGATGAACAGGAAGCCGCTCAAATCGGAAAAATTGCGCACAATGCTGAAAGTGCCCGTGCGGATGCAGCCAAGTTGAGAGATGATGTCAAGTTAATGTATACCGAAGCGGATGAACTGCGGACAGGCTCCGAAAAGATTGTTGGTCTAATGCGCAATTCCCGGATGGGCATGGTCGAAGTCGAGGAGCTGTTATCAGAGTTGAGCGGCTCATTTGGGGCTTTAACGCAAAACATCGAGCAGACGAATGCACTTGCGACATCGATCGCGACCATTACAGAACAGACGAATTTATTAGCTTTGAATGCTTCTATTGAGGCCGCACGTGCAGGCGTACACGGAAAAGGTTTTGCAGTCGTAGCAGAAGAAATTCGGAAACTTGCAAATATGACTGCAGAAACGTTGGCGAAAATTAATAGTAATTTGAATGATGTAAACAGGATGAACGACCAATCCCGGACTAATTTATTGGCAAGTACCGGAAAATTGAAAAAACAAGGTGAGATGACTGCGGAAGCGGAAAGTAGGGTAGACAATATGCATAGGACGTTAAGTGGCCTGCATGCAAAATTCGAACTGTTCGAATCCAAAATGATTGTCATTGCGGATGAAACAGCCGATATCGGGGAAATGACCGGAACCTTTGCAGATTTGCTATCGCAGTCGAGTGCATCGCTTGAAGAAGTGAATGCGACAGTGCATACGACAGTTGCGGATAACGAGCAAATCGTTCAGACACTTGAAGGCACAATCAAACGAACGAAAGCATTGGCTGAAGTTCGATAA
- a CDS encoding PilZ domain-containing protein codes for MQYKRHEYFRYEFDHQLEATLQVLLTDGSGESNPGTCNLLDISPGGTKVSTEFNLPETRGPLQLRLIFTLFEQPLTIEGEIAWKKPVSDGFQYGIDFIEDPSIEKLIVGELKLRRQREAEEKAGK; via the coding sequence ATGCAGTACAAGCGTCATGAATATTTCAGGTATGAATTTGACCATCAACTGGAAGCCACGTTACAGGTTTTATTGACAGATGGCTCAGGCGAATCGAATCCTGGAACATGCAACCTGCTGGATATTAGTCCGGGCGGCACGAAAGTGTCTACCGAATTCAATCTACCCGAAACGCGGGGACCACTACAATTGCGACTCATTTTTACGCTATTTGAACAACCATTGACAATTGAAGGTGAGATTGCATGGAAGAAACCGGTTTCCGATGGATTTCAATACGGAATCGATTTCATTGAAGATCCTTCCATTGAGAAATTGATTGTCGGCGAATTAAAATTGCGCAGGCAACGCGAAGCGGAAGAGAAGGCTGGCAAGTGA
- the hpf gene encoding ribosome hibernation-promoting factor, HPF/YfiA family gives MLDFNIRGENLEVTPAIREYVEKKVQKLERYFTEGANATAHVNLKVYNDRQTKVEVTIPMKNLTLRAEERHDDMYAAVDLIVDKLERQIRKYKTRVNRKFREREGVAAFLQSVEKEMSSQEDTPNDDSEFEVVRTKQFDLKPMDQEEAILQMNMLGHNFFIFTDAESDGTHIVYKRKDGKYGLIETESI, from the coding sequence ATGCTAGATTTTAACATCCGAGGGGAAAACCTTGAGGTAACTCCAGCAATTCGTGAGTACGTCGAGAAGAAAGTCCAAAAACTCGAAAGGTACTTCACAGAGGGCGCTAATGCTACTGCCCACGTAAACTTGAAAGTGTATAACGACCGACAGACGAAAGTGGAAGTTACAATTCCAATGAAAAATTTGACACTTCGTGCTGAAGAGCGTCACGATGACATGTATGCAGCTGTTGATTTAATCGTCGATAAGCTCGAACGTCAAATTCGTAAATACAAAACGAGAGTGAATCGCAAGTTCCGCGAGCGTGAAGGCGTTGCAGCTTTCCTTCAGTCTGTTGAAAAGGAAATGAGCAGTCAGGAAGACACGCCGAATGATGACAGCGAGTTTGAAGTTGTCCGTACGAAGCAGTTTGACTTGAAGCCGATGGATCAGGAAGAAGCGATTCTGCAGATGAATATGCTTGGACACAACTTCTTCATCTTCACAGATGCTGAATCTGACGGTACACATATCGTCTACAAACGTAAAGACGGTAAATATGGTCTAATCGAAACTGAATCAATTTAA